A genomic window from Triticum urartu cultivar G1812 chromosome 7, Tu2.1, whole genome shotgun sequence includes:
- the LOC125519678 gene encoding ruBisCO large subunit-binding protein subunit beta, chloroplastic has product MASPFGATSTVGLMAAPSGIVSDKKPFSLSSISLADRPRHVRLQRKCNFRVKAAKELYFNKDGSATKKLQVGVNKLADLVGVTLGPKGRNVVLESKYGSPKIVNDGVTVAREVELEDPVENIGAKLVRQAAAKTNDLAGDGTTTSVVLAQGLIAEGVKVIAAGANPVQITRGIEKTAKALVLELKKMSKEVEDSELADVAAVSAGNNYEIGNMIAEAMSKVGRKGVVTLEEGRSSENNLYVVEGMQFERGYISPYFVTDSEKMTTEYENCKLLLVDKKITNARDLINVLEEAIRGQYPILIIAEDIEQEALATLVVNKLRGSLKICAIKAPGFGERKTQYLDDIAILTGGTVIRDEVGLTLDKADNTVLGTAAKVVLTKESTTIVGDGSTQEEVTKRVAQIKNLIEAAEQDYEKEKLNERIAKLAGGVAVIQVGAQTETELKEKKLRVEDALNATKAAVEEGIVVGGGCTLLRLAAKVDAIKDTLDNDEQKVGAEIVRRALCYPLKLIAKNAGVNGSVVTEKVLSNDNFKFGYNAATGQYEDLMAAGIIDPTKVVRCCLEHAASVAKTFLTSDVVVVEIKEPEAAPLANPMDNSGFGY; this is encoded by the exons ATGGCTTCACCATTTGGTGCCACTTCTACCGTTGGGCTCATGGCAGCTCCATCTGGCATTGTATCAGACAAGAAGCCATTTTCACTGTCATCTATCTCCCTTGCCGACAGGCCACGACATGTGCGCCTTCAGAGGAAATGCAACTTCAGGGTAAAAGCCGCCAAGGAGCTCTACTTCAACAAGGATGGCTCAGCCACCAAGAAGCTCCAG GTTGGAGTCAACAAGCTTGCAGATCTTGTTGGAGTTACCTTGGGACCAAAGGGAAGGAATGTTGTTTTGGAGAGCAAGTACGGCTCCCCTAAGATTGTCAATGATGGTGTTACAGTTGCAAGAGAG GTTGAGCTGGAGGATCCTGTTGAAAATATTGGAGCTAAGTTGGTTAGGCAAGCTGCAGCGAAGACCAACGATTTAGCTGGAGACGGGACAACTACTTCTGTCGTTCTTGCTCAGGGGCTCATTGCTGAGGGTGTTAAG GTTATTGCAGCTGGTGCTAACCCTGTTCAAATTACTCGTGGTATTGAGAAAACAGCGAAAGCACTAGTCCTTGAACTTAAGAAGATGTCAAAGGAG GTTGAAGACAGTGAGCTTGCCGATGTTGCTGCGGTCAGTGCTGGCAACAACTACGAAATCGGTAACATGATAGCAGAGGCTATGAGCAAGGTCGGACGGAAGGGAGTGGTTACCCTTGAAGAGGGGAGGAGTTCCGAGAACAATCTTTATGTTGTGGAGGGAATGCAGTTTGAGCGTGGTTATATCTCTCCTTATTTCGTCACTGACAGCGAGAAAATGACCACCGAGTACGAGAACTGCAAG CTGCTTTTGGTTGACAAGAAAATCACCAATGCACGGGATCTTATCAATGTTCTGGAGGAAGCCATCAGGGGTCAATACCCAATCCTGATCATTGCTGAGGATATTGAGCAGGAGGCTCTTGCAACCCTTGTTGTCAACAAGCTCAGAGGTTCTTTGAAAATTTGCGCTATCAAAGCCCCTGGTTTTGGAGAGCGCAAGACCCAGTACCTGGACGACATTGCCATCCTCACCGGAG GAACTGTAATCAGAGACGAGGTTGGACTCACACTTGACAAGGCAGATAACACAGTTCTAGGAACGGCTGCAAAGGTTGTCCTTACAAAGGAGTCCACAACAATTGTTGGTGATGGCAGCACCCAGGAAGAAGTGACTAAGAGGGTTGCACAGATCAAAAATCTCATTGAG GCAGCAGAGCAAGACTACGAGAAGGAAAAACTCAATGAGAGGATTGCAAAGCTCGCCGGTGGTGTTGCTGTTATTCAG GTGGGAGCACAAACAGAAACTGAACTTAAGGAGAAGAAGTTGAGAGTTGAGGATGCTCTAAACGCAACCAAG GCTGCTGTTGAGGAAGGTATTGTTGTTGGTGGAGGGTGCACTCTTTTGAGGCTGGCTGCTAAGGTTGATGCCATCAAGGACACCCTCGATAACGACGAGCAGAAG GTCGGAGCAGAGATAGTGAGGAGGGCGCTGTGCTACCCACTCAAATTGATCGCCAAGAATGCTGGTGTCAATGGCAGTGTTGTTACCGAGAAG GTTCTTTCTAACGACAACTTCAAGTTCGGCTACAACGCTGCCACTGGGCAGTACGAGGACTTGATGGCTGCTGGTATCATCGACCCCACTAAG GTGGTGAGATGTTGCCTGGAGCATGCCGCGTCGGTGGCCAAGACCTTCCTGACGTCGGACGTGGTGGTCGTTGAGATCAAGGAGCCCGAGGCCGCGCCCCTCGCCAACCCCATGGATAACTCCG GCTTTGGATACTGA